A window from Kovacikia minuta CCNUW1 encodes these proteins:
- a CDS encoding potassium channel family protein yields MRFSEIEPQASKPAPETESPCSHPFRGEGARFLVCGLGSLGQFCVSLLREFGVSVSAINVCHSDTWEVTNLPDLLEDLVIGDCRQPDILEKAGVQHCRAVLLLTSDERVNIEAAFAIRVLNPQVRLVVRSAKQNLNRLLGQGLGNFVALEASQLPAPAFAIAALGSEIRGFINLDDCMLRVVKVPIGQSHRWCDRRLLHELNSQTRRVLSHIPAGNALPTEFYQWEPEARIQAGDLVAYIEVTEGWQGFVASPTSDRLPTKPRNNPRHFWQGIYHRLSVRLLKQKWTAFWRATAQQPTKRVAAIVGVAILSLLLLGTLILKLNHPQSNWLAAFYATGVMLLGSYDTVFGIFSPTDTIPLWLRLMNLTYMLAGTASVAVMYALLTETLLAAKFQLPKQAPACSPGGACCVNRFRAGGAQSCHIFATYQATPRGS; encoded by the coding sequence ATGCGGTTCTCAGAAATAGAACCTCAGGCAAGTAAACCTGCTCCTGAGACAGAATCTCCTTGCTCCCACCCATTTCGGGGTGAGGGCGCTCGTTTCCTGGTGTGTGGCCTGGGAAGCCTGGGACAATTTTGTGTGTCACTTTTGCGGGAGTTTGGGGTATCCGTCAGCGCAATTAACGTGTGCCATTCTGATACCTGGGAAGTAACAAACTTGCCCGATCTGCTGGAGGATCTGGTTATCGGTGACTGTCGCCAACCAGACATTTTAGAAAAAGCGGGTGTCCAGCATTGTCGAGCGGTGCTGCTGCTGACCAGTGACGAACGGGTGAACATTGAAGCCGCCTTTGCCATCAGGGTGTTGAACCCGCAGGTGCGGTTGGTGGTGCGATCGGCAAAGCAGAACTTGAATCGGCTTCTGGGACAGGGTTTGGGAAATTTTGTGGCACTTGAGGCGAGCCAGTTACCGGCTCCTGCCTTTGCGATCGCCGCCCTGGGTAGCGAAATTCGGGGGTTTATCAACCTGGATGATTGCATGCTGCGGGTGGTCAAAGTGCCGATCGGGCAGAGCCATCGCTGGTGCGATCGCCGCTTGCTGCACGAACTCAACTCCCAAACCCGTCGAGTTTTGAGCCATATTCCCGCTGGAAATGCGCTTCCAACTGAGTTTTATCAGTGGGAACCAGAGGCGCGCATACAGGCGGGGGATCTGGTCGCTTACATTGAAGTAACCGAGGGATGGCAAGGGTTTGTCGCGTCACCTACCTCCGATCGCCTGCCCACAAAACCCCGCAACAATCCGCGGCACTTTTGGCAAGGCATCTACCATCGGTTGTCAGTCCGTTTACTTAAACAAAAATGGACGGCATTTTGGCGGGCTACTGCCCAGCAGCCAACCAAACGAGTTGCTGCCATTGTTGGCGTTGCCATTCTATCGCTGCTGCTGCTGGGCACCCTCATTCTTAAGCTCAACCATCCCCAGTCAAACTGGTTGGCGGCATTCTATGCCACTGGAGTCATGCTACTTGGCTCCTACGACACGGTATTTGGGATTTTCAGCCCCACGGATACGATCCCCCTCTGGCTGCGGTTGATGAACCTGACCTACATGCTGGCGGGTACGGCTTCCGTTGCCGTAATGTATGCCCTGTTAACAGAGACCCTACTGGCGGCAAAATTTCAGCTTCCGAAACAAGCGCCCGCCTGTTCCCCAGGCGGAGCATGTTGTGTTAATCGGTTTAGGGCGGGTGGGGCGCAGAGTTGCCACATTTTTGCAACATATCAAGCAACCCCTCGTGGGAGTTAG